A region from the Arthrobacter gengyunqii genome encodes:
- a CDS encoding DUF1622 domain-containing protein — protein MEFKGIIEAAGELVDLAGVAVIIIGAILATVSVLRTLLRRTGRPVYEAYRQQLGRSILLGLELLVAADIIRTVAVTPTFESLGVLALIVLIRTFLSYALQLEVTGRLPWQQARTAETAPPPK, from the coding sequence ATGGAATTCAAGGGCATCATCGAAGCCGCCGGCGAGCTGGTGGACCTGGCCGGGGTGGCCGTGATCATTATCGGTGCCATCCTCGCTACGGTGTCCGTGCTGCGCACACTCCTGCGGCGCACCGGCCGGCCGGTCTATGAGGCGTACCGGCAGCAACTGGGCCGTTCCATCCTGCTGGGGCTGGAGTTGCTGGTTGCAGCGGACATCATCCGGACCGTGGCGGTGACTCCCACTTTTGAATCGCTGGGAGTGCTGGCTCTCATCGTCCTGATACGGACCTTCCTCAGTTACGCCCTGCAGCTGGAAGTAACCGGACGGCTGCCCTGGCAGCAGGCCCGCACCGCTGAAACGGCACCGCCGCCGAAGTGA
- a CDS encoding PLD nuclease N-terminal domain-containing protein: MPIEYLMWAPLVVLSLILYLTLAAAALCSLAGSSWVSRSARRAWMLVVVLLPVAGSILWFAASHRRTLAFPTDYGENPPTPDTPDVADTPDAAGTPDVPDAPEEPVVLLDVHER, encoded by the coding sequence ATGCCTATCGAATACCTGATGTGGGCTCCGCTGGTGGTGCTGTCACTGATCCTGTACCTCACGCTGGCTGCCGCTGCGCTCTGCAGTTTGGCGGGTTCGTCGTGGGTTTCCCGCTCGGCGCGCCGTGCCTGGATGCTGGTTGTCGTCCTGCTTCCGGTGGCAGGGTCCATCCTCTGGTTCGCGGCTTCACATCGGAGGACGCTTGCCTTTCCAACTGACTACGGCGAAAACCCTCCCACGCCTGACACACCCGATGTAGCTGACACGCCGGATGCGGCTGGCACACCCGATGTACCTGATGCACCCGAAGAACCTGTTGTCCTGTTGGACGTCCACGAGCGCTAG
- a CDS encoding HNH endonuclease signature motif containing protein — MDQNGSSRLGGTGDFTGAGQAAGASLSVYEAESGTAGSPRAQYDPAQVSHPGPTYREGFTGSLALQSAESLTQDEAGAVLSRLDSLMRWAQAQQAKVLHRMETVFRDDLLQDIGREDPGLTFSLAAEEAAAILHLPTNTAKMLMSDAGQLCSTHTTTLAGLEEGTLSYGHVQTVLDQSQNVPEAELASFEKDLLEMAAAGQTPSKFRVKARRMREKTYPETISVRHKTAFEQRRVCLAPDEDGMSWLSALLPAVRAQLIYTQLTTAARGEQAAGDPRLVDALRADILADLLEGEDAVGDTGGDEGGDVHDNRVDDGLDNHPIMDTRDNGGTKDAKARARARTEILVLINAETLFGADEQPAELHGYGPISPETARRLARQAAHWTPVERHPGTDEILRVGRRRKVPAGLQRWLRARDGTCRFPGCRTNAVISELDHTKPWSHGGTTDHDNLEHLCRRHHMFKTRGFWKARQHRPGIIEWTSPGGRTYRTDPHLALAPDHGTVPGKSAGRPGAVFVSYGGTVSENPNDYGDDPPPF, encoded by the coding sequence ATGGATCAGAACGGATCTTCTCGGCTCGGAGGCACTGGTGATTTCACCGGTGCCGGACAGGCTGCTGGCGCGAGCCTGTCGGTTTACGAGGCTGAGTCAGGTACTGCCGGGAGCCCTCGTGCCCAGTACGATCCCGCGCAGGTCTCCCACCCCGGCCCCACCTACCGTGAGGGGTTCACTGGGTCCCTGGCCCTGCAGTCGGCTGAGTCCCTGACCCAGGACGAAGCCGGGGCTGTGTTGTCACGGTTGGATTCCCTGATGCGGTGGGCTCAAGCTCAGCAAGCGAAAGTCCTGCACCGGATGGAGACCGTCTTCCGCGACGATCTACTCCAAGACATCGGTAGGGAAGATCCGGGGCTGACGTTCAGTCTTGCTGCGGAGGAAGCTGCCGCGATCCTGCATCTGCCCACCAACACCGCGAAGATGCTGATGAGCGACGCCGGACAGTTGTGTTCCACCCACACGACAACCCTGGCTGGTTTGGAAGAAGGCACCCTCAGTTACGGGCATGTCCAAACCGTGCTGGATCAGTCCCAGAACGTCCCCGAGGCTGAGCTGGCGAGCTTTGAAAAGGATCTGCTGGAAATGGCGGCGGCGGGACAGACGCCGTCCAAGTTCCGGGTGAAGGCCCGCCGGATGCGGGAAAAGACATATCCGGAGACCATTAGCGTCCGGCACAAGACGGCGTTTGAGCAGCGCCGGGTCTGTTTGGCACCGGACGAGGACGGGATGTCCTGGTTGTCGGCCTTGTTGCCGGCAGTCCGTGCCCAGTTGATCTACACGCAGCTGACCACAGCTGCGCGGGGTGAACAGGCGGCCGGGGACCCGCGGCTTGTGGATGCGTTGCGGGCGGACATTCTGGCGGACCTCCTCGAGGGCGAGGATGCGGTTGGCGATACGGGTGGCGATGAAGGTGGGGACGTCCACGATAACCGCGTTGATGATGGCCTGGACAACCACCCGATCATGGATACCCGGGACAACGGCGGCACCAAGGACGCCAAGGCTCGGGCGCGGGCACGCACCGAAATCCTGGTCCTCATCAACGCCGAAACCCTCTTCGGAGCTGACGAACAACCGGCGGAACTGCACGGGTACGGGCCCATCAGCCCTGAAACCGCCCGCAGGCTCGCCCGGCAGGCAGCCCACTGGACACCGGTGGAACGTCACCCGGGCACCGACGAGATTTTGCGGGTCGGCCGGCGAAGAAAGGTTCCTGCCGGGTTGCAGCGCTGGCTTCGTGCCCGCGACGGAACCTGCCGGTTCCCGGGATGCCGGACCAACGCCGTGATCTCCGAGCTCGACCACACCAAACCCTGGTCCCACGGCGGAACCACCGACCACGACAACCTCGAACACCTCTGCCGGCGGCACCACATGTTCAAAACCCGGGGGTTCTGGAAAGCACGGCAACACCGTCCGGGGATTATCGAGTGGACCTCACCGGGAGGCCGAACCTACCGCACCGACCCACACCTCGCGCTGGCGCCTGACCACGGAACGGTGCCGGGGAAATCAGCGGGGAGACCTGGTGCTGTGTTCGTTTCGTACGGCGGGACAGTGAGCGAGAATCCCAACGACTACGGGGATGATCCGCCGCCCTTCTAG
- a CDS encoding Nramp family divalent metal transporter, protein MSRKTALLRTDQPANGAPSNAPAPHSNAPVPPSTTPPSPKRLIWMLGPALVAGVAYLDPGNVASNMTAGARFGYLLVWVVVGANIMAWLIQYLSAKLGLVTGKSLPELLGERLGRKTGRRLYWLQAELVAMATDVAEVIGGAVALWLLFDLPLLLGGVITGVISMAVLGLQGSGRHRTFEYVIVSMMAVIAVGFTAGIVISPPDAGAVADGLIPRFEGSESVLLAASILGATVMPHAIYAHSALTRDRFPTRTASLTTPRLIRATRWDVTIALAVAGTVNLAILLLAASSLQGVAGTDTLEGAHAAIAASLGGAVATLFAVGLLASGLASTSVGAYAGAEIMQGLLKVRMPMLLRRLITLIPALLILAAGVDPTWALILSQVILSFGIPFALIPLVWLTSRRELMGVHTNRWWTTALGVVVAILLVGLNITLLVLTFTGAA, encoded by the coding sequence ATGAGCCGCAAGACCGCCCTCCTGAGGACCGACCAGCCGGCAAACGGCGCGCCTTCCAACGCGCCCGCTCCTCATTCCAACGCGCCCGTTCCTCCGTCCACGACACCCCCCTCCCCCAAACGCCTGATCTGGATGCTGGGGCCGGCACTGGTTGCGGGAGTCGCCTATCTGGACCCGGGAAACGTGGCCAGCAACATGACGGCAGGAGCCCGGTTCGGCTACCTGCTGGTGTGGGTTGTGGTCGGAGCCAACATCATGGCGTGGCTCATCCAATACCTCTCCGCGAAACTTGGCCTGGTCACCGGCAAGTCCCTGCCCGAGCTGCTGGGAGAACGCCTGGGCCGCAAAACCGGACGCCGCCTCTACTGGCTCCAGGCCGAACTCGTAGCCATGGCCACCGACGTGGCCGAGGTGATCGGCGGCGCCGTCGCTCTGTGGCTGTTGTTCGACCTTCCCCTGCTCCTTGGAGGCGTCATTACCGGGGTCATTTCCATGGCCGTCCTGGGCCTTCAGGGCAGCGGACGCCACCGCACGTTTGAATACGTGATCGTGTCCATGATGGCAGTTATCGCCGTCGGCTTCACGGCGGGCATCGTCATTTCACCGCCCGACGCCGGAGCCGTGGCAGACGGCCTCATCCCCCGCTTCGAGGGAAGCGAATCCGTGCTGCTCGCGGCCTCGATCCTGGGTGCCACTGTCATGCCGCACGCCATTTATGCGCATTCAGCACTGACCCGGGACCGGTTCCCGACCCGCACCGCTTCCCTGACAACCCCCCGGCTGATCCGCGCCACCCGCTGGGACGTCACCATTGCACTGGCCGTAGCCGGAACCGTAAACCTGGCGATCCTGCTCCTGGCCGCCAGCTCCCTCCAAGGCGTCGCCGGAACGGACACCTTGGAAGGCGCGCACGCCGCAATCGCCGCGTCCCTTGGCGGCGCCGTCGCCACCCTCTTTGCCGTCGGCCTGCTGGCATCGGGCCTGGCGTCAACCTCCGTGGGTGCCTACGCGGGTGCCGAAATCATGCAGGGGCTGCTGAAGGTCCGGATGCCGATGCTGCTGCGTCGCCTGATTACGCTGATTCCGGCCCTGTTGATCCTGGCGGCCGGCGTCGACCCCACCTGGGCGCTCATCCTGAGCCAGGTCATCCTGTCCTTCGGCATTCCGTTTGCCCTGATCCCGCTCGTGTGGCTGACCTCGCGGCGGGAGCTGATGGGCGTACACACCAACCGCTGGTGGACCACCGCACTGGGAGTGGTGGTGGCCATCCTGCTGGTGGGGTTGAACATTACGCTGCTCGTGCTGACGTTCACCGGTGCGGCTTAG
- the trxB gene encoding thioredoxin-disulfide reductase, translating to MNTDQVLIIGSGPSGYTAAIYAARAGLKPRVLAGSVTAGGALMNTTEVENFPGFPDGILGSDLMDSLRRQAEKFGAVVQYDDVVSVDLGGHIKRVETGGGDKYKARSVILATGSAYKELGLPEEKRLNGRGISWCATCDGFFFRNLDVLVVGGGDSAMEEALFLSRFGRTVTVIVRRGELRASRIMAMRAKSHEKIRFEWNSEVTAVHGQDKVTGATLTDTVTGEKRELPAAGVFVAIGHVPRTELLHGQVDLDSEGYIIVAAPTTATSADGVFACGDAVDHRYRQAITAAGTGCAAALDAERYLAAVQDADSIATALVEGTLSD from the coding sequence ATGAACACCGATCAGGTTCTCATCATCGGCTCCGGCCCGTCCGGCTACACAGCGGCTATCTATGCCGCCCGGGCGGGTTTAAAGCCGCGGGTCCTCGCCGGTTCCGTAACCGCAGGCGGAGCCCTGATGAACACCACCGAGGTGGAAAACTTTCCCGGCTTTCCGGATGGAATCCTGGGTTCGGACCTGATGGACAGTCTGCGCCGACAGGCGGAAAAGTTCGGTGCGGTTGTCCAGTACGACGACGTCGTGTCAGTGGATCTGGGCGGACACATTAAGCGGGTGGAGACCGGCGGCGGCGACAAATACAAGGCACGCAGCGTCATCCTGGCCACGGGATCCGCGTATAAGGAACTGGGCCTGCCCGAGGAAAAGCGGCTCAACGGACGCGGCATTTCCTGGTGTGCCACCTGCGACGGTTTCTTCTTCCGCAACCTGGACGTGCTGGTGGTGGGAGGCGGGGATTCAGCGATGGAGGAGGCGCTGTTCCTGAGCCGGTTCGGGCGGACCGTCACGGTGATTGTGCGGCGCGGCGAGCTGCGGGCATCTCGCATCATGGCCATGCGGGCCAAGAGCCACGAGAAGATCCGGTTTGAGTGGAACAGCGAAGTGACCGCGGTTCACGGCCAGGACAAGGTGACGGGGGCGACCCTTACCGACACCGTCACGGGAGAAAAGCGCGAGCTTCCTGCGGCCGGGGTGTTTGTCGCCATCGGGCATGTGCCGCGCACCGAACTGCTGCACGGACAGGTGGATCTGGATTCGGAGGGTTACATCATCGTCGCTGCTCCCACCACGGCCACCTCCGCCGACGGTGTTTTTGCCTGCGGTGACGCCGTGGACCACCGCTACCGTCAGGCCATCACTGCTGCCGGCACCGGGTGTGCCGCCGCCCTGGACGCGGAGCGCTACCTGGCGGCGGTTCAGGATGCTGACAGCATTGCGACCGCACTGGTGGAGGGAACGCTGAGCGACTGA
- a CDS encoding GNAT family N-acetyltransferase, which yields MEILQLPPAAIDALADGDLDTANQRSQVALTRHFSLDRQSLWKMRSAQLAAAPDDAGWITGAIVDQVSGQAVGCAGFHGPPDPDGMVELGYSVDPLFRRRGYARAALELLLARAAREPDVRTVRATISPDNEASRNLVLQYGFEENGSQWDEEDGLEIIFEAAAGNQSAQPQ from the coding sequence GTGGAGATTCTTCAGCTGCCGCCGGCCGCCATCGACGCGCTGGCCGACGGGGACCTGGACACCGCCAACCAGCGTTCCCAGGTTGCCCTCACCCGGCATTTTTCCCTCGACCGGCAGTCACTGTGGAAAATGCGCAGCGCTCAGCTGGCAGCAGCGCCCGACGACGCCGGCTGGATCACCGGGGCGATCGTCGACCAGGTATCGGGGCAGGCTGTGGGCTGCGCAGGTTTTCACGGACCGCCGGATCCCGACGGCATGGTGGAACTGGGCTATTCCGTGGACCCTTTGTTCCGCCGCCGCGGCTACGCCCGCGCCGCACTGGAACTGCTGCTGGCCCGGGCCGCCCGTGAACCGGACGTCCGCACTGTGCGCGCCACCATCAGCCCGGATAACGAAGCGTCCCGCAACCTGGTGCTGCAGTACGGGTTCGAGGAAAACGGTTCCCAGTGGGATGAGGAGGACGGGCTGGAGATCATTTTCGAAGCCGCGGCGGGAAACCAGTCCGCACAACCCCAGTAG
- a CDS encoding GNAT family N-acetyltransferase, producing the protein MLPGNLFADQATLTTARLRLEPLGPEHFDGAWAALQDPEARRLTGTHAEFTPEQIRAWLAGLAAQHDRADWAVIRRADEQHPEERYLGEVVLNDLDADNESVGFRIVLSPADVRGLGYGTEATAAVVGHAFDDLGLHRVALEVFAFNPRAQRAYEKAGFTVEGRQRDALLWDGARVDAVSMGILARDPRPAPAP; encoded by the coding sequence ATGCTTCCCGGAAACCTTTTCGCCGATCAGGCCACACTGACCACCGCCCGGCTTCGGCTGGAACCGCTGGGACCCGAGCATTTCGACGGCGCTTGGGCCGCCCTGCAGGATCCGGAAGCACGGCGCCTGACCGGAACCCACGCAGAATTCACGCCCGAACAGATCCGGGCGTGGCTGGCTGGGCTCGCCGCGCAGCATGACCGCGCAGACTGGGCAGTCATCCGCCGCGCAGACGAACAGCACCCGGAGGAACGGTATCTGGGCGAAGTGGTGCTGAACGATCTCGATGCCGACAACGAGTCGGTGGGATTCCGGATTGTCCTGTCCCCGGCCGACGTGCGCGGTCTGGGGTACGGCACCGAGGCGACTGCCGCCGTCGTCGGGCATGCGTTTGACGACCTGGGCCTGCACCGGGTGGCGCTGGAGGTTTTTGCGTTTAATCCGCGCGCCCAGCGGGCCTATGAAAAGGCCGGATTCACCGTGGAAGGACGCCAGCGCGACGCCCTGCTGTGGGACGGCGCCAGGGTGGACGCGGTCAGCATGGGGATTCTCGCTCGCGATCCGCGGCCCGCGCCGGCACCGTAG
- a CDS encoding ABC transporter permease produces MSVVGTLMSRNLRLFFRDRLGVFFSLLSALILFLLYTLFLGSSQIDNLQESFPRVSRGEVKSFVDTWMFAGIVGITSITTGLGAMNVFVEDSSSGRFRDFLVSPIRRETLIVGYLLSAAVVALIMTTVVLIISLAYLFFVDGVSFDAGQIVTVYGFLALSCLAFAALSAFVVSMVRSAGAYSALSTIVGTILGFLAGAYIPVGALPEGVRTVISALPFMQAFLPVRQEMTADSLQAMTGGEPEAVSDLESLFGITAAVGDWAVSNTYVVFILAAMTVVFTLLAAVQIRRRIS; encoded by the coding sequence ATGAGTGTTGTTGGAACCCTGATGTCCCGCAATCTGCGGCTGTTCTTCCGTGACCGGCTGGGGGTGTTCTTCTCGCTGCTCTCGGCACTGATCCTCTTCCTGCTGTACACCCTGTTTTTGGGCAGCAGCCAGATCGACAACCTTCAGGAGTCCTTTCCCAGGGTCTCCAGAGGTGAGGTCAAGAGCTTTGTGGACACTTGGATGTTCGCCGGGATTGTTGGCATCACCTCGATCACCACCGGTCTGGGCGCAATGAACGTGTTTGTGGAGGATTCGTCGTCGGGGCGGTTCCGGGACTTCTTGGTCTCCCCGATCCGCCGCGAGACGCTGATCGTGGGCTACCTGCTCTCTGCTGCCGTCGTCGCCCTGATCATGACCACGGTGGTGCTGATCATCAGCCTCGCCTACCTGTTTTTCGTGGACGGGGTCAGCTTTGACGCGGGGCAGATCGTCACGGTGTACGGGTTCCTTGCGCTGAGCTGCCTGGCCTTTGCGGCGCTAAGCGCCTTTGTGGTGTCCATGGTGCGTTCTGCGGGGGCGTATTCGGCGCTCTCGACCATTGTGGGCACCATCCTCGGGTTTCTCGCCGGCGCCTACATTCCGGTGGGAGCACTGCCCGAGGGGGTGCGCACCGTGATCAGCGCGCTGCCGTTCATGCAGGCGTTCCTCCCGGTCCGGCAGGAAATGACGGCCGATTCCCTGCAGGCCATGACCGGCGGCGAGCCGGAGGCGGTCAGCGATCTGGAGTCGCTCTTCGGCATCACGGCGGCGGTGGGGGATTGGGCCGTCAGCAACACATATGTGGTGTTCATCCTGGCCGCCATGACGGTGGTCTTCACCCTGCTGGCTGCCGTGCAGATCCGGCGCCGCATCAGCTGA
- a CDS encoding ABC transporter ATP-binding protein, translating into MATSGDAAISVRGLTKKYGATTAVDDLSFEVQPGTVFAFLGVNGAGKSTTISCLTTVITFNAGEASVSGHDVRSEAGKVRRDIGVVFQDSLLDPLLTGRENLKSRARFYTSDTSATDARIAELSALIGLDDFMDRRYGTYSGGQRRRVDIARALLHSPSILFLDEPTAGLDPASRAMVWSTIRELRDRHGLTVFLTTHYMEETEEADRVCIIERGRIIADGTPAQLRARHSNSVLSITSADRPALLALAAAEGAGIREEDDGGVVRLVVDSAESARRILVEHGDNVLDFEFRHGTMDDVFLALTGHEGDAS; encoded by the coding sequence GTGGCAACAAGCGGAGACGCCGCTATATCCGTGCGTGGACTGACCAAGAAATACGGTGCCACCACGGCTGTTGATGACCTCTCTTTTGAGGTTCAGCCCGGCACCGTCTTTGCCTTTCTCGGAGTCAACGGCGCCGGTAAATCCACCACTATTTCCTGCCTCACCACTGTCATTACCTTCAATGCCGGTGAAGCCAGCGTCAGCGGGCACGACGTGCGCAGCGAAGCCGGCAAAGTCCGCAGGGACATCGGCGTGGTGTTTCAGGATTCGTTGCTGGACCCGCTGCTCACCGGCAGGGAGAACCTGAAGTCCCGGGCCCGGTTCTACACTTCCGACACCTCGGCCACGGACGCCCGGATCGCCGAACTGAGTGCCCTGATTGGGCTGGACGACTTCATGGACCGCCGCTACGGCACCTATTCCGGCGGACAGCGGCGCCGGGTGGACATTGCCCGCGCACTGCTGCATTCGCCGTCGATCCTCTTTCTGGACGAACCGACCGCCGGACTTGATCCGGCCAGCCGCGCCATGGTCTGGTCCACCATCCGCGAGCTGCGGGATCGGCACGGGCTCACCGTCTTCCTCACCACGCACTACATGGAGGAAACCGAGGAGGCAGACCGGGTGTGCATCATCGAACGCGGCCGGATCATTGCCGACGGCACTCCCGCCCAGCTGCGGGCCCGGCACAGCAACTCCGTCCTGAGCATTACCTCGGCGGACCGTCCCGCCCTGCTGGCGCTTGCCGCAGCGGAGGGCGCCGGCATCCGCGAGGAGGACGACGGCGGGGTGGTGCGGTTGGTGGTGGACAGTGCCGAGTCGGCCCGCAGGATCCTGGTGGAGCACGGGGACAACGTCCTGGACTTTGAGTTCCGGCACGGGACCATGGACGACGTTTTCCTGGCGCTGACCGGGCACGAAGGGGATGCGTCATGA
- a CDS encoding GNAT family N-acetyltransferase, whose product MVINFRPMTESAAEAEAIVQFLTSNSFPFHVTAQHTAESAREAVDSGRFWSEESVGYWILAEDETVGMVVLDDLEEDTPMFDLRLAEACRGRGLGPQILKVLCSLVFEKFPEPVRFEGQTREDNVAMRKTFVRAGFLKEAHYRLGWPTADGTRVASVAYAILRQDWENNETTPLEWDDLEQLSR is encoded by the coding sequence ATGGTTATCAACTTTCGCCCCATGACCGAATCGGCAGCCGAGGCGGAGGCCATTGTGCAATTCCTGACCTCAAACAGTTTTCCTTTCCATGTGACGGCACAACACACGGCAGAGTCGGCACGGGAAGCGGTGGACAGCGGCAGGTTCTGGTCGGAAGAATCCGTGGGTTACTGGATCCTCGCTGAGGACGAAACCGTGGGAATGGTGGTGCTCGACGACCTGGAGGAAGACACCCCCATGTTCGACCTGAGGCTGGCGGAGGCATGCCGGGGCCGGGGACTGGGGCCGCAGATCCTGAAGGTCCTGTGCTCGCTGGTGTTCGAAAAGTTCCCCGAACCGGTGCGGTTCGAAGGCCAGACACGGGAGGACAACGTTGCCATGCGCAAGACTTTCGTCCGGGCAGGCTTCCTCAAGGAGGCCCACTACCGCCTCGGCTGGCCCACGGCGGACGGTACGCGCGTCGCCTCGGTCGCGTATGCCATCCTGCGGCAGGACTGGGAAAACAATGAGACCACGCCCCTTGAATGGGACGATCTGGAACAGCTCTCCCGCTAG